Proteins encoded in a region of the Coffea eugenioides isolate CCC68of chromosome 4, Ceug_1.0, whole genome shotgun sequence genome:
- the LOC113767317 gene encoding chlorophyll a-b binding protein 4, chloroplastic, which produces MAAVTTQASIAVFRPCASKTRFLTGSSGKLNREVSIRPSTSSSTTSFKVEAKKGEWLPGLASPPYLDGRLPGDNGFDPLGLAEDPENLRWMIQAELVNSRWAMLGVVGMILPEVLTKIGIINAPNWYDAGKAEYFASSSTLFVIEFILFHYVEIRRWQDIKNPGCVNQDPIFKSYSLPPHECGYPGSIFNPLNLAPTEEAKEKELANGRLAMLAFLGFIIQYNVTGEGPFDNLLKHLSDPWHNTIVQTFAGK; this is translated from the exons ATGGCTGCAGTTACAACACAAGCTTCCATTGCAGTTTTCCGGCCATGCGCCTCGAAAACCAGGTTCCTTACTGGATCATCTGGCAAGTTGAACAGGGAAGTTTCCATTAGACCATCAACCTCTTCATCCACCACTTCATTCAAAGTTGAAGCCAAGAAAGGCGAATGGCTACCGGGCTTGGCCTCTCCTCCCTATCTTGATGGCAG GCTTCCCGGTGACAATGGCTTTGATCCACTGGGGCTAGCCGAGGACCCCGAAAACTTGAGATGGATGATCCAGGCTGAGCTTGTCAACAGTCGATGGGCTATGCTGGGAGTTGTTGGAATGATATTACCCGAAGTGCTCACTAAGATTGGAATCATTAATGCTCCTAACTGGTACGATGCTGGGAAAGCTGAATACTTTGCATCATCATCGACGCTTTTCGTGATCGAGTTCATCCTGTTCCACTACGTCGAGATCAGGAGATGGCAAGACATCAAGAACCCAGGATGTGTTAACCAAGATCCTATCTTCAAGAGCTACAGTTTGCCCCCTCATGAGTGTGGCTACCCAGGTAGTATTTTCAACCCTCTGAACCTTGCCCCTACCGAGGAGGCCAAAGAAAAGGAGTTAGCCAATG GGAGATTGGCCATGTTGGCTTTCTTAGGATTCATCATCCAGTACAATGTCACTGGAGAAGGACCGTTCGACAACCTGTTGAAGCACCTTTCAGACCCATGGCACAACACAATCGTCCAAACATTTGCGGGTAAATAA
- the LOC113769360 gene encoding agamous-like MADS-box protein AGL65 yields MGRVKLKIKRLESNSNRQVTYSKRRSGILKKAKEISVLCDIDIMLLMFSPNGKPTIFTGARSNVDEIISKFAQLSSQERAKRKLESLEVLKKTFKKLDHEINIQEYLDGSAPSVEESCSQVRVLRAQLTELHKRLSWWSNPEKVEDIEHLRQMEGSLRESLTRVRALKENFVKHQLMPLNCSGQFQSGMQFPMTMDGNQDGTTLPWIQDNENQPVILSKDSDFITQRDMEYPRDASLPGCSALFTTGKEAEIDNTGLIDNINCPRDITLSSCSGLFSNSKVEETNNAGKMDNMECPRDTSLPSCSGLIDRGKETEFHNAEQVHSITQEGSAMDDLSAISCLRLQLGGEQPYYPYSHLNIPELNKLEVGREANFQENPMTYQMNGNFELPRSIYANLGHPWFPASDDCEINMMNDNPFTQPSSQHP; encoded by the exons ATGGGAAGGGTTAAGCTTAAGATAAAGAGATTGGAAAGCAACAGCAATCGGCAAGTTACATATTCGAAAAGGAGGTCTGGAATCTTGAAAAAAGCCAAAGAAATTTCTGTACTATGTGACATTGATATTATGCTTCTTATGTTTTCCCCAAATGGAAAACCAACCATATTCACCGGAGCACGCAG CAATGTTGATGAGATTATCTCAAAATTTGCTCAACTATCTTCTCAAGAAAGGGCAAAAAG GAAGTTGGAAAGCCTTGAG GTTTTGAAGAAAACTTTTAAAAAGCTTGACCATGAGATTAACATTCAAGAGTATTTGGATGGAAG TGCTCCATCAGTTGAG GAATCCTGCAGCCAAGTCAGAGTTCTGCGAGCTCAACTAACAGAATTGCACAAGAGACTAAG CTGGTGGAGTAACCCAGAGAAGGTAGAAGATATTGAGCATCTCAGGCAGATGGAAGGTTCACTGAGGGAATCACTTACTAGAGTTCGTGCACTTAAG GAAAATTTTGTGAAGCACCAGCTTATGCCATTAAATTGCTCAGGCCAG TTCCAGAGTGGAATGCAATTTCCGATGACGATGGATGGTAACCAAGATGGAACAACGCTGCCATGGATTCAAGATAATGAGAATCAACCTGTGATATTGTCCAAGGACTCAGACTTTATTACTCAGAG AGATATGGAATACCCCAGAGATGCGTCCCTTCCCGGCTGTTCTGCACTCTTTACCACGGGAAAAGAAGCAGAGATTGATAATACAGGATTGATAGATAACATCAACTGCCCCAGAGATATTACCCTTTCTAGCTGTTCTGGTTTATTTAGCAATAGTAAGGTAGAAGAGACCAACAATGCTGGAAAGATGGATAATATGGAATGCCCCAGAGATACATCTCTTCCAAGCTGTTCTGGTTTAATCGACCGAGGGAAAGAAACTGAGTTTCATAATGCAGAACAAGTTCATAGTATAACACAAGAAGGTAGTGCAATGGATGATTTAAGTGCCATTTCATGCCTGAGATTACAACTTGGTGGGGAACAACCATACTATCCATATAGTCATCTAAACATACCAGAACTCAACAAACTAGAGGTTGGACGAGAGGCAAATTTCCAAGAGAATCCCATGACTTATCAAATGAATGGGAACTTTGAATTGCCTAGATCCATTTATGCAAATTTGGGCCATCCTTGGTTCCCTGCATCTGATGACTGTGAGATCAACATGATGAATGACAATCCATTTACTCAG CCATCATCACAGCACCCTTGA